The Deltaproteobacteria bacterium genome contains the following window.
TTTTTGACGTGCCAAGAAAGGGGCAGTTTCCCAGAAACTGGGCCAGCAGGATGTTGTTGACCAGTACGCAGCTTACTATGAAAACCAGATAGTCCATCATTGGTGCAGCCTCACTTGCTCGGTGCAAGATTCATCAAAGCCAGCATCAGACCCAGGCAGAGAAATGCGCCCGGAGCCGTGAGAACGAATGCGAAAGGCTCAAACCAGTCGGTGGAAAGAATCACCAGCTTTGGGCCGAAGGGCACCGAGAAGGTGCCCGCTCCCAGGATTTCCCTTACCGAGGACAGGGCTCCAAGGGCGATGGTGTAGCCGATGCCGATTCCAAGCCCGTCCATGAGGGAGGGCAAGACCGGCTGCTTGTAGGCGAAAGCCTCGGCGCGCCCCAGAAGAATGCAGTTGACGACGATAAGGGGTATGAAAACGCCCAGACTCAGGAACAGGGGATAGGCGTAGGCCTGCATCACAAGCTCCACTATGGTCACGAAGGTGGCTATGACCACGATGAAGCAGGCGATTCTTATTTCATCCGGGATGATTTTTCGTATGAGGGAAACAAGCACGTTTCCGCAGACAAGGACAAAGGTGGTGGCGATTCCCATTCCCACCCCGTCGGCCACCGACTTGGAAACGCCCAGGGCCGCGCAGATGCCCAGCACCAGCCGGAAAGGCGGAACCTCTTTCCAGAGGCCCTTGGTGAATTCCTGCACTAAGGTTTTCGCCATTACACAACTCCTATGCCTTGCCTTTTGCGGCTGATTCAGCCTGTTTCACGATTTCGGCCTTTTGGCTGCGGTAAAGCTCGCAAGCCCTTGTAACGGCCATGCACACGCCCTTTGACGTGATCGTCGCTCCCGAAAGGGCGTCGATCTTTCCGCCTTCGGCCTTCACCTTGACCGGTTCCAGGGCCGAAAGACCCGCAAAGCCCTTGGCGAAGGAAGGATCGGTCTTGGCCCGCGCCCCAAGTCCGGGGGTTTCCGAATGGGTGGTTACCGCGACTCCCCTTATGGTGTCATCGGCAAGGTTTATAGCGGTCAGAACCGAAACAGGCGTCTTTCCGTAACCCTTGCCGGAAGCCTCCAGGGCCACGGCTGTCGGCTTTCCGTCGAAAACACCCACAAAGACAACGGTTTCGGTGTCCTTGCCTTTAAGGGTGAAGCGGCTCTCAACCGGGTCGCCCTGTGCGCCCTTCATCAATTCCTTGATGGCCGGGCCTTTGAGAAAGGCGAGTTCCTGGCCCTTGATGCGCTCCCTCACCGCTCCGCGAACACCTGCCAGAAGCCCTCCGGAAAGGGCCGAGAGGATGGTCATCACGACTACCATTTTTATCAGATTACGCATGGTCGCCTATCCTCCCCAGGGCCTTGGGTCCGATTTTGTCCAGGAGCGGATGGACCACGTTCATGAGAAGAAGGGCGTAAACCACGCCGTCGTCGTAGATGCCGATGGACCGGATCAAAACCACCATGAATCCCGCACAAAGGCCGTAAATAATCATGGGGATGAAATTGACCGGCGATGATGACTCCTCGGTGGCCAGAAAAAAGGCCCCCATGAGGGTGTAGCCGGTCACGAGATGGAAGAGCGGAGAGGCATTGAGGGCGGGGTTGCCGAAAAGGGAAAAGAGCCAGGCCGTGATGAGGACTCCGGCAAGAAAGCTTATGCTGATCTCCCAGCGGATGATTCCCTTGAGAATCAGGTACAGCCCGCCGATGCAGAGAGCAAGGCCCGACACCGCGCCGATGCCCCCGGCCTGTCGGCCAAGGAAAAGGCCCCAGAGATCGAGGTCGGAAACAGCCCCGCTTCCGAAGTGCTTGAGGGCGGCAAGGGGATCGGCTCCGGGAAAAGAGAAGCTGTAGGAGGCCAGTGCCGAGTCGAAGTTGAAGATGTCCTTCCACGACAGGGCCACTATGGCGAGCGCCACAAGCACCGGATTGAAGGGGTTGCCGCCAAGCCCGCCCCAGATGTGCTTTCCAAGCACCATGGCGCAGAAGGCCGCAGTGACCACCGCCCACCAGGGCGTGGAGACCGGTATCAGAAGCGCCATGACAAGCCCGGAAAGGGCCGCAGTTCCGTCGGTTATGGAAAGGGGCCTTCTGGTTGCCTTGTTCATCAGAAGCTCGAAAATCATGCAGCAGGCCACGGAAAGGCCGATAACGCCCACGGCCCTTCCCCCAAAACGCATGACGCCCAGCACGGCGGCGGGTGACAGGGCCAGCATGGCGTGGCCGCTCCGGGAGGCAAGGCTTGTGCCGTCGTGCCAGAACGGGGCGTGTGATACGGTGAGTTTCGGTTCGCCTGCCATGTTCAATCCTTTTCCAGCGAGTTTTCGTACTGGAGTTTGCCCAGCATGATGTGCTGGAAAACCGGAATAAGGGCCGGGCACACGAAGGAGCACAACCCGCATTCCACGCATGAAAGAAGGTCGTAGCGGCGGGCCGCATCGTCCCACAGGCCGTTGTCCAGGTAACGGATGAGCATGTTGACCGGCATTTTCGCAGGGCAGATGCGCACGCACTCACCGCAGTTGAAGCAGGCCGAATCGCTTACCCCGGCCAGCCCGTCGGCGTCCTGCACCATGATGGAGGATGTCCTAGGCGTCACCGGCTCGGAAAGGTCTGCGGCGGCGTAGCCCGTGAAGGGGCCTCCCATTATGACCCGGTCGGATTCGGCCACCACCACCCGCCCGGCTTCCAAAACGTCCCTTATGGGTGCGCCGATGCGAACCTTGAAGTTGACGCTTTTTTCGGTGAGATCCTTGGAAACCAGGGTAACCACCTTTTCGCCCTTGACCCTGCCGGTGCGGAGAAAGGCGCCCACAGCCGCGAGAGCCTCGGCGCTCACGAAGGCGAACCCGTGGCGAAGCGGGGTCGCGCCCGCGCCGACGGTCACTCCGTAATGGTTGCGGCAGATGAAATGGGGAAGGCAGGCTGGATAGCTCCGGGAAACAACCTTGACGGGCAGGTCCCATGACGAGGCAACTTTAGAAGTGGAGGAAAAGGCCGCCGCCTCTATCTTCCCGGCCCCGGTGATTTCCTTTAAGGCGGCTATTCCGGCCACCACGTCTTTGGACCTTTGGATGGAAACCTGCTGGACCGCAGTGGACATGGGGTCGAAGTCCAGGGCCAGGACCACCAGGGTGTGAACCGGGTGCATGGCCGTGGTAAGGGCTCCAAGGTCGAGGCCGCCAGGAATGGTGTTGAGCCAGGTTTTGCAGGCATCGACTCCGGGTTCCCTGCCGGGGCCCTGGTCCCATTCCTCAGGGCTTCCTGCGAGAAGCGCGACGCGGGTCACGGGGCGACCCTGGGCGTTTACGGCGGGTTCGACGGAACTCACGGACCCGCAGACCGTGGCGGTGAAACCGGCTCCTTCATAGGGGAAGACCGGCTGGCCCCTCATAACGGATTCGCCAGGACCTATGAGAAGCCTTGCGCCGTCGTAGGGGTGGGCGACATCCAGCACCGCCGTTTTCGGCGCGGCGGTTTCCTCCGCCGGTCCTGCGGAAATATCCGGGAGAACGGCGTTTATGATTTTTGGCGCCCTGATCCCGAAAAAGGGCCTCTTGTAAGGCGCGAGAATGCCTTTTTTCATGACATCCCCCCCCGGCCTTCAAGGACAGATGCCTGTTCGCCGGATTTCCCGCTCTTTGATCCGGCAGGCTTGTGCTGTTCGGGAACGGACGGCCTTTTGCCCTCCTGGAAATGGCAGCGGTCGCAGGCGGTGGGTCCCTTGGCCTTTTCCTCGTGGCAGCGGATGCACTGGCCGTGGAAGGCGTCCATGCTCTTGGGTCCATAAACGTCGGAATCGGCCTTGTGGCAGCCACGGCAGCCACGAATCTCCCTGCCTTTCGGCATGGCGTTCTGATGGCAGCCGTCACAGGTCTGGCCATAATCCGTTATATGGGCCTTGTGGACGAAAAGGTCTTTTGCGTAGGCGGGGTCGTCGGCGTCGTGGCAGTCGGCGCAGGAGGAGACAGTCCGGGTGTCCAGCGAGCCCGTGTGATGGCACTGGTCGCAAGTGGCCGGACCGTAGGATTTGAGGGCGGCATGGTCCTTGTGGGAAAAAAGGACAGTTCCGCCGTTGGATTTCATGAAAAGCCGAACTGGCGTTCCAGGTTTCGGAGCCGGAAAAGCAGCCAACGCGGCTATACCTGTAACAAGGGAGCCAAGCAGTAGCGCAAAAGCGATTTTGCGCCGGGGTGAATCTTTCATATCTTGAATCATGCCCCATGGTTAGGCAAAGTGCTTCCAAACCTGCCAGCCAGCACTGTGTTTAAACGAACAAGCCCTAACACAAGGGGGGGGATGTTTCAACCGAATTTTCTATTTCAAAAGTCCTCAAACAGTAAACCGTGTTTTGAATCAAAAATATAATATGCTGAAATAATTGATATCGTCAGTGAAAAAAAATCGTCTGGCGCATGAACCTGAAACCTCTGTCGGGAAAAAGGTGTTTTTTCACGCGGTGCTAACGGCGTTGGCCCGGATGTCTGGTAAGCGGTTGGGCGGAGGGTCTGCCGGGGCCTCATGCAGCCCCGGCATTTCGGAGAATGCGGAAGATAATTGCACAACCTGAACAAACGGGGCTTAAGCGGCCTTTTTGCCTGATCCGCCGTCGTCCTCG
Protein-coding sequences here:
- a CDS encoding electron transport complex subunit E, producing the protein MAKTLVQEFTKGLWKEVPPFRLVLGICAALGVSKSVADGVGMGIATTFVLVCGNVLVSLIRKIIPDEIRIACFIVVIATFVTIVELVMQAYAYPLFLSLGVFIPLIVVNCILLGRAEAFAYKQPVLPSLMDGLGIGIGYTIALGALSSVREILGAGTFSVPFGPKLVILSTDWFEPFAFVLTAPGAFLCLGLMLALMNLAPSK
- a CDS encoding FMN-binding protein, producing MRNLIKMVVVMTILSALSGGLLAGVRGAVRERIKGQELAFLKGPAIKELMKGAQGDPVESRFTLKGKDTETVVFVGVFDGKPTAVALEASGKGYGKTPVSVLTAINLADDTIRGVAVTTHSETPGLGARAKTDPSFAKGFAGLSALEPVKVKAEGGKIDALSGATITSKGVCMAVTRACELYRSQKAEIVKQAESAAKGKA
- a CDS encoding RnfABCDGE type electron transport complex subunit D, with the protein product MAGEPKLTVSHAPFWHDGTSLASRSGHAMLALSPAAVLGVMRFGGRAVGVIGLSVACCMIFELLMNKATRRPLSITDGTAALSGLVMALLIPVSTPWWAVVTAAFCAMVLGKHIWGGLGGNPFNPVLVALAIVALSWKDIFNFDSALASYSFSFPGADPLAALKHFGSGAVSDLDLWGLFLGRQAGGIGAVSGLALCIGGLYLILKGIIRWEISISFLAGVLITAWLFSLFGNPALNASPLFHLVTGYTLMGAFFLATEESSSPVNFIPMIIYGLCAGFMVVLIRSIGIYDDGVVYALLLMNVVHPLLDKIGPKALGRIGDHA
- a CDS encoding cytochrome c3 family protein, which gives rise to MKSNGGTVLFSHKDHAALKSYGPATCDQCHHTGSLDTRTVSSCADCHDADDPAYAKDLFVHKAHITDYGQTCDGCHQNAMPKGREIRGCRGCHKADSDVYGPKSMDAFHGQCIRCHEEKAKGPTACDRCHFQEGKRPSVPEQHKPAGSKSGKSGEQASVLEGRGGMS